The following are encoded together in the bacterium genome:
- a CDS encoding VWA domain-containing protein, with product MPSLVLEATTRSRFPRMLGAFGVSAVVHVVLILLLIFDVVGVGGGFGIGIGPGVGIGSGGGVGLGDKARRQIFSLEDLPELVRPSEAKQDDDVKDLIAETRKPDAVVIPQPARPKAVASTAAKKTGPVVAFARPAKPVGMGSDLGSRFASKGSGTGGLGMGGGGGGFGISLGTAFGKYVGTLRKGGLDVAIVVDASGSMQNVIDDLKRRLGDMAFTMQRLVPSARIGAVVYRDKADDKIATAPRQSEDFVVKWSDLTLNTKKVQSFLGGIVAEGGGDWKEAVLDGLQAAMRQLSWRPDAKKVIVLIGSSPPHDEDRAAIASLASEWVAKGGVISTVDVSQRLHEEHEKKLHRWLYGEEPTEISSLPDFYAEVKQSFGQIARSGGGDSIALGEGGALMRHVLVLAFGTQWEKDVTRVARGKS from the coding sequence ATGCCCTCCCTCGTCCTCGAGGCCACCACCAGAAGCCGGTTTCCCCGCATGCTCGGCGCCTTCGGCGTCTCGGCAGTGGTGCACGTCGTCCTCATCCTGCTGCTGATCTTCGACGTGGTCGGGGTGGGCGGCGGCTTCGGCATCGGCATCGGCCCGGGCGTCGGCATCGGCTCCGGCGGCGGCGTGGGTCTGGGGGACAAGGCGCGGCGACAGATCTTCTCGCTCGAGGACCTGCCGGAGCTGGTGCGCCCGAGCGAAGCGAAGCAGGACGACGACGTGAAGGATCTCATCGCCGAGACGCGCAAGCCGGACGCGGTGGTGATCCCGCAGCCCGCGCGGCCGAAGGCGGTGGCGTCCACGGCGGCGAAGAAGACCGGGCCGGTGGTCGCGTTCGCGCGGCCGGCCAAGCCGGTGGGCATGGGCAGCGACCTCGGCTCGCGCTTCGCGTCGAAGGGCTCGGGTACGGGCGGCCTCGGCATGGGCGGCGGCGGAGGCGGCTTCGGCATCTCGCTCGGCACCGCCTTCGGCAAGTACGTCGGCACCCTGCGCAAGGGCGGCCTCGACGTCGCGATCGTGGTCGACGCCTCGGGCTCGATGCAGAACGTCATCGACGATCTGAAGCGCCGTCTCGGTGACATGGCCTTCACGATGCAGCGTCTGGTGCCGTCGGCGCGCATCGGCGCCGTCGTCTACCGTGACAAGGCCGACGACAAGATCGCGACCGCGCCGCGCCAGAGTGAGGACTTCGTCGTCAAGTGGTCGGACCTCACGCTCAACACGAAGAAGGTCCAGAGCTTCCTCGGCGGGATCGTCGCCGAGGGCGGCGGGGACTGGAAGGAAGCAGTACTCGACGGCCTCCAGGCCGCGATGCGCCAGCTCTCGTGGCGGCCCGACGCGAAGAAGGTGATCGTCCTGATCGGCAGCTCGCCGCCGCACGACGAGGACCGCGCCGCCATCGCCTCGCTCGCTTCGGAATGGGTCGCGAAGGGCGGCGTCATCAGCACCGTCGACGTGAGCCAGCGCCTGCACGAGGAGCACGAGAAGAAGCTCCACCGCTGGCTCTACGGCGAGGAGCCCACCGAAATCTCGTCGCTGCCGGACTTCTACGCCGAGGTGAAGCAGAGCTTCGGCCAGATCGCCCGCTCCGGCGGCGGCGACTCGATCGCGCTCGGCGAGGGCGGAGCGCTCATGCGCCACGTGCTGGTCCTCGCCTTCGGCACGCAATGGGAGAAGGACGTGACCCGCGTCGCACGCGGGAAATCCTGA
- a CDS encoding response regulator, with protein MTSASLRTLVVDDEKLARDRLTGFLAELGDVQVVGEARDGLEAVRMIEESQPDLVFLDVQMPGMDGFEVLKNLRGPMPQVVFSTAYDEYAIRAFEVEAIDYLLKPYGRQRVEAAVDRVRQRRATGAQGQELESMLRRLADGKAPQYVTQVPVYSGRRILLLPVEEVRWFGVEHRLVYAHNAERGFMTNYTLRELEERLDAAVFFRAHKASLVNLQHVKEIVPWFGGRYKLVMRDQANSEVAVSRSAARTLRSRLHW; from the coding sequence ATGACGAGCGCATCGCTGCGTACGCTCGTCGTCGACGACGAGAAGCTCGCTCGCGATCGTCTCACCGGCTTCCTCGCCGAGCTGGGCGACGTCCAGGTGGTCGGCGAGGCGCGCGACGGCCTCGAGGCGGTGCGCATGATCGAGGAGTCGCAGCCCGACCTCGTCTTCCTCGACGTGCAGATGCCGGGCATGGACGGCTTCGAGGTCCTGAAGAACCTGCGCGGCCCGATGCCGCAGGTGGTGTTCTCCACGGCCTACGACGAGTACGCGATCCGCGCCTTCGAGGTCGAGGCGATCGACTACCTGCTGAAGCCGTACGGCCGCCAGCGCGTCGAGGCCGCCGTCGACCGCGTCCGCCAGCGGCGCGCGACCGGCGCACAGGGCCAGGAGCTCGAGTCGATGCTGCGCCGGCTCGCCGACGGCAAGGCCCCCCAGTACGTGACGCAGGTGCCCGTCTACAGCGGACGGCGCATCCTGCTCCTGCCGGTGGAGGAGGTGCGGTGGTTCGGGGTGGAGCACCGGCTGGTCTACGCCCACAACGCGGAGCGCGGGTTCATGACGAACTACACGCTGCGCGAGCTCGAGGAGCGTCTCGACGCGGCCGTGTTCTTCCGGGCGCACAAGGCGAGCCTCGTGAACCTGCAGCACGTGAAGGAGATCGTTCCCTGGTTCGGTGGTCGCTACAAGCTCGTCATGCGCGACCAGGCGAACAGCGAGGTCGCCGTCAGCCGCAGCGCGGCCCGCACCCTGCGCTCCCGCCTCCACTGGTGA
- a CDS encoding sensor histidine kinase, which translates to MAPLPLGMPTSRRNKMLLLVLGTGCATGMHLGLLHFVLWRSWTAPITFVLGSLVFAAVTYGLWRWVFPRLGGRTLPAQVTRQVIVAFVIFIALGFLAASVGAWLLGAPSLFGIPAGPEHHITVTPERRQQLARLYALLPVVPTVLITLIAYHLVWRQVEALQSRARELTELAATAQLAALRAQINPHFLFNSLNSIAQLIRSDPDKAEACVERLAEMFRYILNRAEKEFVPLGEELQMTRAYLDIERARFDERLRVRTTIDPKSLRQMIPNLILQPLVENALKHGLSRKVGVGTVSIDAHVDGDTLTLTVGDDGLGMSGPILDDVYHRGVGLSNLRQRLERLYGPAHLPDIESAPGRGTVVRLRLPAVPAEAA; encoded by the coding sequence ATGGCCCCGCTCCCACTCGGGATGCCGACCAGCCGTCGCAACAAGATGCTCCTTCTGGTGCTCGGCACCGGGTGCGCGACGGGCATGCATCTCGGCCTGCTGCACTTCGTGCTGTGGCGCTCGTGGACGGCGCCGATCACGTTCGTCCTCGGCAGCCTGGTCTTCGCCGCCGTCACCTACGGGCTCTGGCGCTGGGTGTTCCCGCGCCTAGGCGGCCGCACGCTGCCCGCACAGGTCACGCGGCAGGTGATCGTCGCGTTCGTGATCTTCATCGCGCTCGGCTTCCTCGCCGCGTCGGTGGGCGCATGGCTCCTCGGGGCGCCGTCGCTGTTCGGCATCCCGGCCGGCCCCGAGCACCACATCACCGTCACGCCGGAGCGCCGCCAGCAGCTGGCGCGACTCTACGCGCTGCTGCCGGTGGTGCCGACCGTCCTCATCACGCTGATCGCGTACCACCTCGTCTGGCGCCAGGTCGAAGCGCTCCAGAGCCGCGCCCGCGAGCTCACCGAGCTGGCCGCGACGGCGCAGCTGGCCGCGCTGCGGGCGCAGATCAACCCGCACTTCCTCTTCAACAGCTTGAACTCGATCGCGCAGCTGATCCGCTCCGACCCCGACAAGGCCGAGGCCTGCGTCGAGCGGCTGGCGGAGATGTTCCGCTACATCCTGAATCGCGCCGAGAAGGAGTTCGTCCCGCTGGGCGAAGAGCTCCAGATGACGCGCGCCTACCTCGACATCGAGCGCGCCCGGTTCGACGAGCGCCTGCGCGTGCGCACCACGATCGACCCGAAGAGCCTGCGCCAGATGATCCCGAACCTGATCCTCCAGCCGCTCGTCGAGAACGCGCTGAAGCACGGGCTGTCGCGCAAGGTCGGGGTCGGCACCGTGTCGATCGACGCCCACGTCGACGGCGACACGCTCACGCTCACCGTCGGCGACGACGGCCTCGGCATGTCGGGCCCGATCCTCGACGACGTCTATCACCGCGGCGTCGGCCTCTCGAACCTGCGCCAGCGCCTCGAGCGGCTCTACGGTCCCGCGCATCTGCCGGACATCGAGAGCGCGCCGGGGCGCGGCACGGTCGTGCGACTGCGTCTGCCCGCGGTACCCGCCGAGGCGGCCTGA
- a CDS encoding OB-fold domain-containing protein has product MSTPAGPPIPAVTPALAPFFAAARRHELVVQRCGGCGALRFPAREVCSRCLSRQADWVPVSGRGRVWSFVVMHQAAHPWFGARVPYAVVQVELDEGVRMISNLRDVPASEVRIGQGVEVVFDAVAEDVVLPCFRPRAG; this is encoded by the coding sequence GTGAGCACGCCGGCCGGCCCGCCGATCCCGGCGGTGACGCCCGCGCTGGCGCCGTTCTTCGCGGCCGCGCGCCGGCACGAGCTGGTGGTCCAGCGCTGCGGCGGCTGCGGCGCGCTGCGCTTCCCGGCCCGCGAGGTGTGCAGCCGGTGCCTGTCGCGCCAGGCCGACTGGGTGCCGGTCTCCGGCCGCGGCCGGGTGTGGAGCTTCGTCGTCATGCATCAGGCGGCGCATCCCTGGTTCGGGGCCCGCGTCCCCTATGCGGTCGTCCAGGTCGAGCTCGACGAGGGCGTGCGCATGATCTCGAACCTGAGGGACGTTCCCGCCTCCGAGGTGCGGATCGGCCAGGGCGTCGAAGTGGTCTTCGACGCCGTCGCCGAGGACGTCGTCCTGCCCTGCTTCCGCCCGCGCGCCGGCTAG
- a CDS encoding thiolase family protein: MRGAAAIVGLGITPQGKVFGTGAVGFGVDAVRLALDDAGLERGDLDGLLVNPGLTWGDQSMCSFQLQQALGLRDLRLSATMNLGGATACAMIQHATQAIAAGLCTTVACVFSDAPLKPPSPAGEKTSSGAAYGFARGLEAAYGFFGVNAMYALVARRHMEVYGTTQDQLGSVAVAQRRWAAHNPLAQLRDKPLGLSDYRASRWIAEPFHLFDCCLVSNGGLCVIVTSAERARAARKPPVWVWGMGQGHLGGDPAETLASGAVLAKEPAFRMADVALADVDVVELYDCYTFTVLVTLEDYGFCRKGEGGPFAAEHHTGPGGKLALNTGGGQLSSFYMWGMTPVSEAVIQLRGEGGARQAAKHDVALVSGNGGVLSTHSTLVLSRLPS; the protein is encoded by the coding sequence CTGCGCGGCGCGGCCGCGATCGTCGGGCTCGGGATCACCCCGCAGGGCAAGGTCTTCGGCACGGGCGCCGTCGGCTTCGGCGTCGACGCCGTGCGGCTCGCGCTGGACGACGCCGGGCTCGAGCGCGGCGACCTCGACGGGTTGCTGGTCAACCCGGGCCTCACCTGGGGCGACCAGAGCATGTGCTCGTTCCAGCTCCAGCAGGCCCTCGGCCTGCGCGACCTGCGCCTCTCGGCGACCATGAACCTCGGCGGCGCGACCGCGTGCGCGATGATCCAGCACGCGACCCAGGCGATCGCCGCCGGGCTGTGCACCACGGTCGCCTGCGTCTTCTCCGATGCGCCGCTGAAGCCGCCGTCCCCCGCCGGCGAGAAGACGTCGTCGGGCGCCGCCTACGGCTTCGCGCGCGGGCTCGAGGCGGCGTACGGCTTCTTCGGCGTCAACGCGATGTACGCGCTGGTCGCGCGCCGGCACATGGAGGTCTACGGCACGACGCAGGACCAGCTGGGCAGCGTCGCCGTCGCGCAGCGGCGCTGGGCCGCGCACAACCCGCTGGCGCAGCTGCGCGACAAGCCGCTCGGGCTTTCCGACTATCGCGCCTCGCGCTGGATCGCCGAGCCGTTCCACCTCTTCGACTGCTGCCTGGTCTCGAACGGCGGCCTCTGCGTGATCGTGACCAGCGCCGAGCGCGCCCGGGCGGCGAGGAAGCCGCCGGTGTGGGTGTGGGGCATGGGGCAGGGGCACCTCGGCGGCGACCCGGCCGAGACGCTCGCCTCTGGCGCCGTCCTGGCCAAGGAGCCGGCCTTCCGCATGGCGGACGTCGCGCTCGCCGACGTCGACGTCGTGGAGCTGTACGACTGCTACACCTTCACCGTGCTGGTCACGCTCGAGGACTACGGCTTCTGCAGGAAGGGCGAGGGCGGCCCGTTCGCCGCCGAGCACCACACCGGCCCCGGCGGGAAGCTGGCGCTCAACACCGGCGGCGGACAGCTGTCGAGCTTCTACATGTGGGGCATGACGCCCGTCTCCGAAGCGGTGATCCAGCTGCGCGGCGAGGGCGGCGCGCGCCAGGCGGCGAAGCACGACGTCGCGCTCGTCTCCGGCAACGGCGGCGTGCTGTCGACGCACTCGACGCTCGTGCTCTCGAGGCTGCCGTCGTGA
- a CDS encoding gamma-glutamylcyclotransferase translates to MTPLWYFAYGSNLCRATFVDRRGMQPLAARPARLDGFRLTFDLPVGPGERGVANLLAEAGACVWGVCYQLAPNACELLDRSEGVHVGYYARVPVETVTQGGERLAAFAYLGERRVAGRKPSARYLGLLLDGAREHGLPADWIAALEALELAVDERLTT, encoded by the coding sequence GTGACGCCGCTGTGGTACTTCGCCTACGGCAGCAACCTCTGCCGCGCGACCTTCGTCGACCGCCGCGGCATGCAGCCGCTGGCGGCACGGCCCGCGCGCCTCGACGGCTTCCGGCTTACGTTCGACCTGCCCGTCGGGCCGGGCGAGCGCGGCGTCGCGAACCTGCTCGCCGAGGCCGGCGCCTGCGTGTGGGGCGTCTGCTACCAGCTCGCGCCCAACGCCTGCGAGCTGCTCGACCGCAGCGAGGGCGTGCACGTCGGCTACTACGCCCGCGTCCCGGTCGAGACCGTGACGCAGGGCGGCGAGCGGCTCGCGGCCTTCGCCTATCTCGGCGAGCGCCGCGTCGCCGGGCGCAAGCCGTCGGCACGCTACCTCGGCCTTCTCCTCGACGGCGCGCGCGAGCACGGACTGCCCGCGGACTGGATCGCGGCGCTCGAGGCCCTCGAGCTGGCCGTCGACGAGCGCCTCACGACCTGA
- a CDS encoding DASS family sodium-coupled anion symporter yields the protein MTTPRSPYERVVVDTRPLRTILLELAVRPVVLLAIAGMYWFIITRQPPEGLSEAGLRSLAVFAVCLSLWVTSMLPLMITSLLAIILLPLSGVMPASKAYALFGNEAVFFILGVFILAACLTKSRLSTRLALAILKRFGHTPRTLLASIYLLNAFMSFFMSEHAVAAMNYPIILEIVTVLGLQKYRSNYARALFLSMAWGTTIGGVATLLGGARAPLALGMVKEATGQTFTFTEWALASLPVTFGMLVVGWIVIVRFFPIDVQSIREADELIAEKALALGRRSVNETLIGLVMIGTLAGWIFGGEEFGLGNVAIGAVVVLFVLNLVRWEDVESYVSWGILLMYGGAIALGSATNSSGAANWISQNTISKWSDSGPVAVAIISALSIVLTELMSNSAVVAMLMPVTLGVATDFAMDPRVMAIVVAVPAGLGFTMPIGTPANAIAYSSGYLSMRDMMVPGAILAVASWVVFNAVAWLWWPVLGLSLGR from the coding sequence ATGACGACGCCCCGCTCGCCCTACGAGCGCGTCGTCGTCGATACCCGCCCGCTCCGCACGATCCTGCTGGAGCTGGCGGTGCGTCCCGTCGTGCTGCTCGCGATTGCCGGGATGTACTGGTTCATCATCACCCGGCAGCCCCCCGAGGGGCTCTCCGAGGCCGGGCTGCGCTCGCTCGCGGTGTTCGCCGTCTGCCTGTCGCTGTGGGTGACGAGCATGCTGCCGCTGATGATCACGAGCCTGCTCGCGATCATCCTGCTGCCGCTGTCCGGCGTCATGCCCGCGAGCAAGGCCTATGCGCTCTTCGGCAACGAGGCGGTCTTCTTCATCCTGGGCGTGTTCATCCTGGCCGCGTGCCTCACGAAGTCGCGGCTGTCGACGCGGCTCGCGCTCGCGATCCTGAAGCGCTTCGGCCACACGCCGCGGACGCTGCTGGCGTCGATCTACCTCTTGAACGCCTTCATGTCGTTCTTCATGTCCGAGCACGCGGTCGCGGCGATGAACTACCCGATCATCCTCGAGATCGTCACCGTGCTCGGGCTGCAGAAGTACCGCAGCAACTACGCCCGCGCGCTCTTCCTCTCGATGGCCTGGGGTACGACGATCGGCGGCGTCGCCACGCTGCTGGGCGGCGCCCGCGCCCCGCTCGCGCTCGGCATGGTGAAGGAGGCCACCGGCCAGACCTTCACGTTCACCGAGTGGGCGCTCGCCAGCCTGCCGGTGACCTTCGGCATGCTCGTGGTCGGCTGGATCGTCATCGTCCGCTTCTTCCCCATCGACGTGCAGAGCATCCGCGAGGCCGACGAGCTCATCGCCGAGAAGGCGCTCGCGCTCGGCCGGCGCAGCGTCAACGAGACGCTGATCGGACTCGTCATGATCGGCACGCTCGCCGGCTGGATCTTCGGCGGCGAGGAGTTCGGCCTGGGCAACGTCGCCATCGGCGCAGTCGTCGTGCTCTTCGTCCTGAACCTGGTGCGCTGGGAGGACGTCGAGAGCTACGTGAGCTGGGGCATCCTGCTCATGTACGGCGGCGCCATCGCCCTCGGCTCGGCGACCAACAGCTCGGGCGCGGCCAACTGGATCTCGCAGAACACGATCTCCAAGTGGTCCGACAGCGGGCCGGTCGCGGTGGCGATCATCTCGGCGCTCTCGATCGTGCTCACCGAGCTCATGAGCAACTCGGCGGTCGTCGCGATGCTGATGCCGGTGACCCTCGGCGTCGCAACCGACTTCGCGATGGACCCGCGCGTCATGGCGATCGTCGTCGCCGTACCGGCCGGCCTCGGCTTCACCATGCCGATCGGTACGCCGGCCAACGCCATCGCCTACTCGTCCGGCTACCTCAGCATGCGCGACATGATGGTCCCCGGCGCGATCCTCGCCGTCGCCTCGTGGGTGGTCTTCAACGCCGTCGCGTGGCTCTGGTGGCCGGTGCTCGGCCTCTCGCTGGGCCGCTGA
- the mgtE gene encoding magnesium transporter produces the protein MSAAAEERPLELGLTAAELREAWPILSTEERLEGLSLLRHAEAEALFVGMPTGDQAALVLAAPTELRRSYVRMLRPDDAADLLQEAPLEDRAGLLALLDEPSRREVAALLAYAEDDAGGLMSPRYARLRPEMSIDEAISYLRRQTREHIESVYYLYVLDADQHLLGVVSFRDLLSSASDKRVRDIMRTDVVTAPEDMDQEALSRLFQQHDFLAVPVVDAENRIKGIVTVDDIVDVVQEEATEDIQKLGGMTALDRPYLDTGFWTMLRKRAGWLSVLFLGELLTASAMGYFEHEIAKAVVLALFVPLIISSGGNSGSQASTLVVRALALGELTLRDWWRVIRRELAAGLVLGCILAAVGFTRIVLWQGAFQMYGDHYLLIASTVGASLVGVVLLGTLVGATLPLFFERLGFDPASASAPFVATFVDVAGLVIYFTVASLVLSGTLL, from the coding sequence ATGTCGGCCGCCGCCGAGGAACGCCCTCTCGAGCTCGGGCTCACCGCGGCGGAGCTGCGCGAGGCGTGGCCGATCCTGTCGACCGAGGAGCGGCTCGAGGGTCTCTCGCTGCTGCGCCACGCCGAGGCCGAAGCGCTCTTCGTCGGCATGCCGACGGGCGACCAGGCCGCGCTCGTACTGGCCGCGCCGACCGAGCTGCGGCGCTCCTACGTGCGCATGCTCCGCCCCGACGACGCGGCGGACCTGCTCCAGGAGGCGCCGCTCGAGGACCGGGCCGGGCTGCTCGCGCTGCTCGACGAGCCCAGCCGCCGCGAGGTGGCCGCGCTCCTCGCCTACGCGGAGGACGACGCGGGTGGCCTCATGAGCCCCCGTTACGCGCGGCTGCGGCCCGAGATGAGCATCGACGAGGCCATCAGCTACCTGCGCCGGCAGACGCGCGAGCACATCGAGAGCGTCTACTATCTGTACGTCCTCGACGCCGATCAGCATCTCCTCGGCGTGGTCTCGTTCCGCGACCTGCTCTCCTCGGCGTCCGACAAGCGCGTGCGCGACATCATGCGCACCGACGTCGTCACCGCGCCGGAGGACATGGACCAGGAGGCGCTGAGCCGCCTCTTCCAGCAGCACGACTTCCTCGCCGTGCCCGTCGTCGACGCCGAGAATCGGATCAAGGGCATCGTCACGGTCGACGACATCGTCGACGTCGTCCAGGAGGAAGCCACCGAGGACATCCAGAAGCTGGGCGGCATGACGGCCCTCGATCGTCCCTACCTCGACACCGGCTTCTGGACGATGCTGCGCAAGCGGGCGGGCTGGCTCTCGGTCCTCTTCCTCGGCGAGCTGCTGACGGCCAGCGCCATGGGCTACTTCGAGCACGAGATCGCCAAGGCCGTCGTCCTCGCCCTGTTCGTCCCCCTCATCATCTCGAGCGGCGGCAACTCGGGATCCCAGGCGTCGACGCTGGTCGTGCGCGCCCTCGCCCTGGGCGAGCTGACGCTGCGCGACTGGTGGCGGGTGATCCGGCGCGAGCTCGCGGCGGGGCTCGTGCTCGGCTGCATCCTGGCCGCCGTCGGCTTCACCCGCATCGTCCTCTGGCAGGGTGCCTTCCAGATGTACGGCGACCACTACCTCCTCATCGCCTCGACGGTCGGGGCGAGCCTGGTCGGGGTGGTGCTGCTCGGGACCCTCGTCGGTGCGACGCTGCCGCTCTTCTTCGAACGCCTGGGGTTCGACCCGGCCAGCGCCTCGGCACCGTTCGTGGCCACGTTCGTGGACGTCGCCGGCCTGGTGATCTATTTCACCGTGGCGAGCCTGGTTCTCTCAGGCACTTTGCTGTGA
- a CDS encoding endonuclease has protein sequence MRQRLYDYLLERPSGASVDELFALVFSGGGRDPEFGGRFIAALLGQDPRFRFSADDRRWRARLHDDLARPLAATAFVVVDLETTGGAPGSGCITEIGAVRVANGRLGDSFQTLVNPGRPIPPFVVALTGITDAMVADAPRLHAVLPAFLEFAGDAVIVAHNAAFDMGHLDAAHRAQLGRPLARPAVCTQRLARRLLPDLRRRSLDAVASHLGLACHDRHRGLGDARIAAEILCVLLERAAALGVAHLDQLLDLERAASDGRPFVVHVPREKLHDVPARPGVYHLLAHDGRLLYVGKARRLRDRLGSWFSNARGHRPRALELLRQVHDFRLTETGSELAASLLEMRQIRELKPPYNRAGKQVPRVGFLKLSVRHAWPRLSVTQRLGVDRAVYVGPFPSRATAERAQAVLARVFGLRTCGDRLAPAADVSPCLLGQVGTCPAPCADRIGREAYRRSVDAALAFLEGRDDEARAALAAKRDAAATAERFEAAARAQRDLDALDDIWRRRERLAWVVGRQNFVVLLPTADRSAAQLYAVLGGRLALESRVAAAADLLAAVRVVRERYDRFQDMPLERGDVDASTILSAWLRDRAQEGLVLTLDGPDALAARLDELSITVGDLLQRGPLPPIDQLA, from the coding sequence ATGCGCCAACGGCTGTACGACTATCTCCTCGAGCGCCCGAGCGGCGCCAGCGTCGACGAGCTGTTCGCCCTGGTGTTCAGCGGCGGCGGTCGCGATCCGGAGTTCGGCGGCCGCTTCATCGCCGCGCTCCTCGGCCAGGACCCGCGCTTCCGCTTCTCGGCGGACGACCGGCGCTGGCGCGCCCGCCTGCACGACGATCTCGCGCGTCCGCTCGCCGCGACCGCGTTCGTCGTCGTCGACCTCGAGACCACCGGCGGCGCGCCGGGCTCCGGCTGCATCACCGAGATCGGCGCGGTGCGGGTCGCGAACGGACGCCTCGGCGACTCGTTCCAGACGCTGGTCAATCCCGGGCGGCCGATCCCGCCCTTCGTGGTGGCGCTGACCGGCATCACCGACGCGATGGTCGCCGACGCCCCGCGGCTCCACGCCGTGCTGCCGGCGTTCCTCGAGTTCGCCGGCGACGCCGTCATCGTCGCGCACAACGCCGCCTTCGACATGGGCCATCTCGACGCGGCCCATCGCGCCCAGCTCGGCCGCCCGCTGGCGCGGCCGGCCGTCTGCACGCAACGGCTGGCCCGGCGTCTCCTGCCCGACCTGCGCCGCCGCTCGCTCGATGCGGTCGCGAGCCACCTCGGCCTCGCCTGCCACGACCGCCACCGCGGGCTCGGCGACGCCCGCATCGCCGCCGAGATCCTCTGCGTCCTCCTCGAGCGTGCCGCGGCGCTCGGCGTGGCGCACCTCGATCAGCTGCTCGACCTCGAGCGCGCGGCGAGCGACGGCCGCCCGTTCGTCGTCCACGTGCCGCGCGAGAAGCTGCACGACGTGCCGGCGCGTCCGGGCGTCTATCACCTGCTCGCCCACGACGGCCGCCTCCTCTACGTCGGCAAGGCCCGTCGCCTGCGCGACCGACTCGGCAGCTGGTTCTCGAACGCGCGCGGGCACAGGCCGCGGGCCCTCGAGCTGCTGCGCCAGGTGCACGACTTCCGTCTGACCGAGACGGGCTCGGAGCTGGCGGCGTCGCTGCTCGAGATGCGGCAGATCCGCGAGCTGAAGCCGCCGTACAACCGCGCCGGCAAGCAGGTGCCGCGCGTGGGGTTCCTGAAGCTGTCGGTGCGGCACGCCTGGCCGAGGCTGTCGGTGACCCAGCGGCTCGGCGTCGATCGCGCCGTCTACGTCGGGCCGTTCCCGAGCCGGGCCACGGCGGAGCGTGCGCAGGCGGTGCTGGCGCGCGTCTTCGGGCTGCGCACCTGCGGCGACCGCCTCGCACCGGCGGCCGACGTGAGCCCCTGCCTCCTCGGCCAGGTCGGCACGTGTCCGGCGCCGTGCGCCGACCGCATCGGCCGCGAGGCGTACCGTCGCAGCGTCGACGCCGCGCTCGCCTTCCTCGAGGGGCGCGACGACGAGGCGCGCGCGGCGCTGGCGGCGAAGCGCGACGCGGCCGCGACGGCGGAGCGCTTCGAGGCGGCGGCGCGCGCGCAGCGCGACCTCGACGCGCTCGACGACATCTGGCGCCGGCGCGAGCGGCTCGCCTGGGTGGTCGGGCGGCAGAACTTCGTCGTCCTGCTGCCGACGGCCGATCGCAGCGCGGCGCAGCTCTATGCCGTGCTCGGGGGGCGCCTGGCGCTCGAGTCGCGCGTCGCGGCGGCGGCGGACCTGCTCGCGGCGGTCCGCGTCGTACGCGAGCGCTACGACCGCTTCCAGGACATGCCGCTCGAGCGCGGCGACGTCGACGCCAGCACCATCCTCTCGGCCTGGCTGCGCGACCGCGCGCAGGAGGGCCTCGTCCTGACGCTCGACGGCCCGGACGCCCTCGCCGCCCGGCTCGACGAGCTCTCCATCACGGTGGGCGACCTCCTGCAGCGCGGGCCGCTGCCGCCCATCGACCAGCTCGCGTGA